The Catharus ustulatus isolate bCatUst1 chromosome 16, bCatUst1.pri.v2, whole genome shotgun sequence genome window below encodes:
- the SNN gene encoding stannin produces MSITDHSPTTGVVTVIVILIAIAALGALILGCWCYLRLQKLSQSEDEESIVGEGETKEPFLLVQYSAKGPCVERKAKLTPNSPEVHS; encoded by the coding sequence ATGTCTATCACAGATCACAGCCCCACCACGGGAGTGGTGACTGTCATTGTTATCCTGATCGCTATCGCGGCTCTGGGAGCCCTGATCCTGGGCTGCTGGTGCTACCTGCGGCTGCAGAAGCTCAGCCAGTCTGAGGATGAGGAAAGCATTGTGGGTGAGGGAGAAACCAAAGAGCCCTTTCTGCTGGTGCAGTACTCCGCTAAAGGACCCTGTGTggagaggaaagcaaagctAACTCCGAACAGCCCTGAAGTACACAGCTAA